The proteins below come from a single Stutzerimonas stutzeri RCH2 genomic window:
- a CDS encoding TolC family protein, whose translation MKPRIYWAPPYVAALIMGALSFPGLASALTLEQALSVAEQDAPSLHAQAANLVAARSAAIPAGELPDPKLKLGLQSVPIEGDARWQLEQEAMTMQMVGVMQDVPNRAKRRARVEAAQASVALANAQQTVERLGVRQATAEAWIASFAVEQKLSLFKQLYSENQLLSRAVQARIAGGSGQTADSVLPRQEAALLAEQEDELLRNQAVARAGLRRWIGELAGQPLTGDWPQWLAAVDNYQHNLNRHPALLAFDPMTREAEAKVHQAIAEKTPDWSWGIDYLRRGREYGDMVNLSVSFDLPLFTSSRQDPKIAAERARLAQIEAQRQATLRLYNQELSTDLAEYQRLDRALIRLDKTLLPLAEEKVRLAMADYRSGSGELTAVIEARRQLVETRLRRIDVARDRSLSNARLHFAFGDTRP comes from the coding sequence ATGAAACCCCGTATTTATTGGGCGCCGCCGTACGTGGCCGCCTTGATCATGGGCGCGCTCTCGTTTCCAGGGTTAGCGTCCGCTTTGACCTTAGAACAAGCTCTGAGCGTGGCCGAGCAAGACGCGCCTTCGCTGCATGCGCAAGCCGCCAACCTGGTGGCCGCACGCAGCGCTGCAATCCCTGCCGGCGAGCTTCCTGACCCTAAACTTAAGCTTGGACTGCAAAGCGTGCCCATCGAAGGTGACGCTCGCTGGCAGTTGGAGCAAGAGGCCATGACCATGCAAATGGTTGGGGTCATGCAAGATGTGCCAAACCGAGCGAAAAGGCGCGCTCGTGTCGAGGCCGCGCAGGCTAGTGTTGCGCTCGCAAACGCCCAGCAAACGGTTGAACGTCTCGGTGTGCGCCAAGCAACCGCCGAGGCATGGATCGCTAGCTTCGCGGTCGAGCAGAAGCTAAGCCTTTTCAAGCAGCTTTACAGCGAGAATCAGCTCCTTTCGCGGGCTGTTCAGGCCCGCATTGCTGGCGGCAGCGGACAAACCGCAGACAGCGTACTTCCGAGGCAAGAGGCAGCATTGCTGGCTGAACAAGAGGATGAGCTGCTGCGTAACCAGGCTGTTGCGCGGGCCGGCCTCCGGCGCTGGATAGGCGAGCTAGCAGGCCAGCCGCTTACAGGTGACTGGCCGCAATGGCTTGCCGCCGTTGATAACTATCAGCACAACCTGAACCGGCACCCGGCGTTACTCGCCTTCGACCCGATGACTCGTGAAGCGGAGGCAAAGGTTCACCAGGCCATCGCAGAGAAAACACCGGATTGGAGTTGGGGGATCGACTACCTGCGACGTGGCCGTGAGTACGGCGACATGGTGAACCTCAGCGTCAGCTTCGACCTGCCGCTGTTTACCAGCTCTCGGCAGGATCCGAAGATCGCGGCCGAACGAGCTCGCCTTGCCCAGATCGAGGCTCAGCGCCAAGCGACCTTGCGCCTGTACAACCAAGAGCTGAGTACTGACCTCGCTGAGTATCAGCGTCTGGACCGCGCACTCATCCGCCTCGACAAAACCTTACTACCCCTCGCTGAAGAGAAGGTCCGCCTTGCCATGGCCGATTACCGCTCCGGAAGCGGTGAGCTGACCGCTGTGATCGAAGCGCGACGACAGCTTGTGGAGACCCGGCTACGGCGTATTGACGTCGCCCGCGATCGATCGTTGAGCAATGCCCGCCTGCATTTCGCCTTTGGAGATACCCGACCATGA